In the genome of Candidatus Omnitrophota bacterium, one region contains:
- a CDS encoding MiaB/RimO family radical SAM methylthiotransferase, with protein MKKTIKFYTLGCKANQYETQSIREYFLNNGFSEKEGSAKANVYVINTCTVTSKADSQSLNIIRRLRKENPKAKIIVTGCLTELDADKIKQACQVDSIIKNKDKNKISQSISYFKNHTRAFLKVQDGCNYFCSYCKVPLVRGRSQSRDFNQIISEAERLSANGYKEIVLTGICLGSYQDLAKLVSTLEKIPGLLRLRLSSIEPQDIKDDLIKVIKNSSVLCRHLHIPLQSGDDSILKKMRRRYSSKDFLRLVKKIRKNIPGIAITTDCLVGFPGETKENFQNTVKLIKEINPLKVHIFPYSPRPGTQSYLKYKTQVDLEEVKEKCRMLEAVNSNQAKKYLRKFLNKPMDVLIEGKVKGASEFWQGHTSNYIKVLVDSKENLYNKIIKVAPNKLKNECLQAISYKRRAKNAKP; from the coding sequence ATGAAAAAGACCATTAAATTTTATACCCTCGGCTGTAAGGCCAACCAATACGAAACACAGAGCATAAGAGAATACTTTTTGAATAATGGTTTTAGCGAGAAAGAAGGTAGCGCTAAAGCAAATGTCTATGTTATTAATACCTGTACGGTAACTTCCAAGGCTGACAGCCAATCGCTTAATATTATCCGCCGCCTGCGCAAGGAAAATCCAAAGGCTAAAATTATTGTTACCGGGTGTTTGACTGAATTAGACGCGGATAAAATTAAACAAGCCTGCCAGGTTGATTCCATTATTAAGAATAAAGACAAAAATAAGATTTCCCAATCCATTTCATATTTTAAAAACCATACCCGCGCTTTCTTAAAAGTGCAAGACGGCTGTAATTATTTCTGTTCGTATTGTAAAGTGCCTTTGGTGCGCGGGCGTTCTCAAAGCCGGGATTTTAATCAGATCATTTCCGAAGCCGAGAGGCTTTCGGCCAATGGCTATAAGGAAATTGTTTTAACCGGCATTTGCCTGGGCTCTTATCAGGATTTGGCAAAATTAGTAAGCACTTTAGAGAAAATCCCTGGGTTGCTGCGTTTAAGATTAAGCTCCATTGAGCCGCAAGATATAAAAGATGATCTAATAAAAGTTATCAAGAATTCTTCGGTTTTATGCCGGCATTTGCATATTCCGTTACAAAGCGGAGATGATAGTATTCTAAAGAAAATGCGCCGGCGTTACAGCAGCAAAGATTTTTTGCGGTTAGTTAAGAAAATCCGCAAGAATATCCCCGGCATTGCCATTACTACCGATTGTTTAGTGGGGTTTCCCGGCGAAACAAAAGAGAATTTTCAGAATACTGTAAAATTGATAAAAGAAATAAATCCTCTTAAGGTGCATATCTTTCCGTATTCGCCGCGGCCAGGCACGCAAAGCTACCTAAAATATAAAACGCAAGTTGATTTAGAAGAAGTAAAAGAAAAATGCCGCATGCTTGAGGCAGTAAACTCTAATCAAGCCAAGAAATACTTACGTAAATTCTTAAATAAGCCGATGGATGTTCTAATAGAGGGCAAGGTTAAAGGCGCAAGCGAATTTTGGCAGGGGCATACTTCAAATTACATAAAAGTGCTTGTGGATTCCAAGGAAAATTTGTATAATAAAATAATAAAAGTTGCGCCTAATAAGCTTAAGAATGAGTGTTTGCAAGCTATAAGCTATAAGCGTAGAGCGAAAAATGCAAAACCATAA
- a CDS encoding four helix bundle protein, translating to MNSQNLKLKDRAYQYSVKIIEFLDILPKDTSTQVILKQLLRSATSIGANIIEAQASSSKRDFTNFFSYSLKSANESLYWLSLLKDARKVGNPQLGYLLVETQELANILAASILTLKGKNKF from the coding sequence ATGAACAGCCAGAATTTGAAATTAAAAGATAGGGCATATCAGTATTCTGTAAAAATAATTGAGTTTCTGGATATATTACCCAAAGATACATCAACCCAGGTTATTTTGAAGCAACTATTAAGGTCAGCTACTTCTATAGGAGCAAATATTATTGAAGCACAGGCCTCAAGCTCAAAGAGAGATTTTACTAATTTCTTCAGTTATTCTCTTAAATCTGCTAATGAGAGTTTGTATTGGTTGAGTTTATTAAAAGATGCTAGGAAAGTAGGTAATCCTCAATTAGGGTATCTTTTGGTTGAAACTCAAGAATTAGCAAATATACTAGCAGCGAGTATTTTGACCTTAAAAGGTAAGAATAAGTTTTGA
- a CDS encoding type IV pilin-like G/H family protein has protein sequence MKKGFTLLELIVVIIIIGVLATLGFVQYVNMIEKGRRAEARTNLGMLRTLQMAYHQEHSTAYAAIGDLQSGLPAATGTGDHTCTNANFYFEYFCDATGGTVPGTCYAMRCASGGKDPVTGTTSVISLSVDGAGGNDW, from the coding sequence ATGAAAAAAGGTTTTACGCTGTTGGAATTAATTGTAGTTATCATCATCATCGGGGTTTTGGCAACATTGGGGTTTGTGCAGTATGTTAATATGATTGAAAAAGGCAGAAGAGCTGAAGCGCGCACGAATTTGGGTATGTTGCGTACTTTGCAGATGGCTTATCATCAGGAGCATAGTACTGCCTACGCGGCAATAGGTGATTTGCAATCTGGTTTACCTGCTGCAACCGGTACTGGCGATCACACTTGTACTAATGCTAATTTCTATTTTGAATATTTTTGTGATGCTACTGGTGGCACTGTTCCTGGTACCTGTTATGCAATGAGATGTGCCTCGGGCGGTAAGGATCCTGTAACTGGCACTACTTCTGTAATTTCGCTTAGTGTAGATGGAGCAGGTGGAAACGATTGGTAA
- a CDS encoding 16S rRNA (uracil(1498)-N(3))-methyltransferase — protein sequence MRRFFCPSENIRNNKICISDKDTLHHIKDVLRMKPKDEAVIFSEKSDEFKACLESVDEEKAQFFIKQALMPSKEQLLKITVCCAIPKKAKMDEIVDKLTQLGVEKIIPLASDHVIGRMDKQRQKEKVARWQRIAKSASLQSQRNIIPVVEEIKTVDEALKENNAFDLKVIANLANRPKFLKDVFSPDKHKRILVFIGPEGDFSAREINLALENSCVAVSLGETTLRVDTAAIAVVSYIKLSNAC from the coding sequence ATGAGAAGATTTTTCTGCCCTTCGGAGAATATCAGGAATAATAAAATATGCATTAGTGACAAAGATACGCTTCATCATATAAAAGATGTCTTGCGCATGAAGCCAAAAGACGAAGCAGTTATTTTTAGTGAAAAATCCGATGAATTTAAAGCCTGTCTGGAATCTGTGGATGAAGAAAAGGCCCAGTTTTTTATTAAGCAAGCTTTGATGCCCTCAAAAGAGCAGTTACTTAAGATTACGGTTTGTTGCGCTATTCCCAAAAAAGCCAAGATGGATGAAATTGTGGATAAGCTTACTCAGCTTGGTGTAGAGAAGATTATTCCGTTAGCCAGCGACCATGTGATCGGGCGCATGGACAAACAAAGGCAAAAGGAAAAAGTCGCGCGCTGGCAAAGGATCGCTAAAAGCGCCAGCCTCCAAAGCCAGAGGAATATCATACCGGTTGTAGAAGAGATTAAAACCGTGGATGAGGCGCTTAAAGAAAACAATGCTTTTGACCTTAAGGTCATTGCTAATTTAGCCAATCGCCCCAAATTCCTAAAAGATGTTTTTTCCCCGGATAAGCACAAGAGGATTCTTGTTTTTATCGGTCCAGAAGGTGATTTTTCCGCGCGGGAAATAAATTTGGCCTTAGAAAATTCCTGTGTTGCGGTTTCCCTGGGAGAAACTACCCTTAGGGTGGATACCGCGGCGATTGCGGTGGTAAGTTATATAAAGCTTAGTAACGCGTGTTAG
- a CDS encoding prepilin-type N-terminal cleavage/methylation domain-containing protein codes for METIGNQWMSMKSRGYTLLEIVIVVVIVGILVSLGLVNYTNVRERALGKEARATLKLIAAAERIYRMETGLYLIPGNAVPARAANDLAYINSMLKLAIPQSNNAWGYSITSTTNPAISEFDAQAARAACTYKMTQGDDEPSDSGTCY; via the coding sequence GTGGAAACGATTGGTAATCAATGGATGAGTATGAAATCGCGTGGTTACACGCTACTTGAAATCGTCATAGTGGTTGTGATTGTGGGGATTTTGGTAAGCTTAGGTTTGGTTAATTACACCAATGTCCGGGAAAGGGCTCTGGGCAAAGAGGCAAGGGCGACCTTGAAGCTTATTGCCGCGGCAGAGAGAATCTACCGTATGGAAACAGGGCTGTATCTTATTCCAGGAAATGCTGTTCCAGCTAGGGCAGCTAATGATTTAGCTTACATTAATAGTATGCTAAAGCTTGCCATCCCTCAATCAAACAACGCTTGGGGATATAGTATTACTTCAACTACTAATCCTGCTATTTCTGAATTTGACGCGCAGGCCGCAAGAGCAGCGTGCACCTATAAGATGACTCAAGGTGATGATGAACCCAGTGATTCGGGGACATGTTATTAA
- a CDS encoding type II secretion system F family protein: MAKFFYTVRDSRGVKHSGTEEGTNEEDVVSRLQAKGFLVVGLVHESKQSAAGLQADKTPTSRGKFKHYGVSGDDLVLFCRQLATLLGAGVTILKSVDIICLQISSRGLYKVLKKVSSDMQAGLSLHEALSRHPQVFSELWVNLVESGEASGNLAMVLSRLAGYLERNAAFRRRIISALLYPIILMVAGLGALLFLTLKIIPTFAELFKGFNVELPFLTKVLISFSEGLRHSFLFIIVVAVLGGYLLRKYLKTRKGRRQYEELLFKSPIFGDFIKGLVVERFSSEMSTLVESGVPILYSLEIAEHSVGNLVMADIIHQIKEDVRDGKPLSYPLEKSNFFEPMVIQMVAIGEEIGELPQMFKKINLFYQEYVETFLTRFASMFEPIMLIVMGVIIGVIVIGMFLPIFSISRIGG; encoded by the coding sequence ATGGCAAAATTTTTCTATACTGTGCGCGATTCAAGAGGGGTAAAGCATAGCGGCACTGAAGAAGGCACCAATGAGGAAGATGTAGTAAGCCGGCTTCAGGCAAAAGGTTTTCTAGTGGTAGGCCTTGTGCATGAAAGCAAGCAATCTGCCGCAGGGTTGCAGGCGGATAAAACTCCTACAAGTAGAGGTAAGTTTAAGCATTACGGGGTTTCAGGCGATGACTTGGTGCTTTTTTGCCGGCAGTTGGCCACGCTTTTAGGAGCAGGCGTAACTATTCTAAAAAGTGTTGATATAATTTGCCTGCAGATTTCAAGCCGGGGTTTATATAAAGTATTGAAAAAGGTTTCTTCGGATATGCAGGCAGGTTTAAGCCTGCACGAAGCGCTCTCTCGGCATCCGCAGGTTTTTTCTGAACTTTGGGTTAACCTGGTAGAAAGTGGAGAGGCAAGCGGTAACTTGGCAATGGTGCTTTCGCGTTTGGCAGGATACCTTGAAAGAAACGCCGCCTTTAGAAGAAGGATAATCTCCGCTCTTCTGTATCCTATTATTCTTATGGTTGCCGGCTTAGGCGCGCTATTATTTCTAACCCTTAAAATAATCCCCACTTTCGCCGAGTTGTTTAAGGGGTTTAATGTGGAGCTTCCTTTTCTTACTAAGGTCCTTATATCTTTTAGTGAAGGCCTGCGGCATAGTTTCCTATTTATTATCGTCGTAGCTGTATTAGGCGGGTATCTTTTAAGAAAATACCTCAAAACCAGAAAAGGCCGCAGGCAGTATGAAGAGCTTCTTTTTAAATCTCCGATTTTCGGGGATTTTATCAAGGGGCTGGTGGTGGAGCGGTTTTCTTCAGAGATGTCAACGCTTGTGGAAAGCGGAGTGCCGATACTTTATTCGCTTGAAATTGCCGAGCATAGCGTGGGCAACTTAGTTATGGCGGATATTATCCATCAAATTAAAGAAGATGTCAGAGACGGCAAGCCTTTAAGTTATCCTCTTGAGAAAAGTAATTTCTTTGAGCCGATGGTGATTCAAATGGTGGCTATCGGAGAAGAAATAGGAGAACTGCCGCAGATGTTCAAGAAAATAAATCTTTTTTACCAGGAATATGTGGAGACATTCTTGACCCGTTTTGCTTCTATGTTTGAGCCGATCATGCTTATTGTGATGGGGGTGATTATCGGGGTTATTGTTATCGGGATGTTCTTGCCAATATTTAGCATAAGCAGGATTGGCGGGTAA
- a CDS encoding RecX family transcriptional regulator: MAVHKADKLNKNEKAKKYALFLLKFSPRTRLEMVRRLEAKGFAADEIKEALNFLESGQYVDDAKFIRLYLGQKIDKPVPFEKIREAILLKGVEESFLEEELKSNPVPAEEERIFNLAQWKLEKTPALQKERLKDYFLRQGFDELDVDRAMERL, translated from the coding sequence GTGGCAGTGCATAAAGCGGATAAGTTAAATAAAAACGAAAAAGCAAAGAAGTACGCGCTTTTTCTGTTGAAGTTTTCACCGCGCACCAGGCTTGAAATGGTCCGCCGCTTAGAGGCAAAAGGCTTTGCAGCAGATGAAATAAAAGAGGCGCTCAACTTCTTAGAGTCCGGCCAGTATGTAGACGATGCAAAATTTATCCGCTTGTATCTGGGGCAAAAAATAGACAAGCCGGTGCCGTTTGAGAAGATAAGAGAAGCCATTCTTTTAAAAGGCGTAGAGGAATCTTTTCTTGAAGAAGAATTAAAGAGTAATCCTGTGCCTGCCGAAGAAGAAAGAATATTTAATCTGGCGCAATGGAAATTAGAGAAAACCCCGGCTTTACAAAAAGAAAGATTAAAAGATTATTTTTTAAGGCAGGGCTTTGATGAATTGGATGTTGACAGGGCAATGGAAAGATTATGA
- a CDS encoding prepilin-type N-terminal cleavage/methylation domain-containing protein, giving the protein MKINPNRSVTLLELLMSLLIMSIVLAALTSINTFINHNALSSDRRSKLQNEVSYTLEHMTKEIGKARGNEVASGAGKVLAITASASAGGQVIRFLANDNDYAVPGNWAAYLYIPQGYPNSYQIRYCEKCADTDCNSCSFPASWAALPANYIIARKVKVFVPDKPMINDPSDQRLNQNYFSVRITSCWDPALASPPDGTSENPCITMETRMKMPSVSTH; this is encoded by the coding sequence ATGAAGATTAACCCTAATAGGTCAGTTACTCTTTTGGAATTATTGATGAGCCTGCTTATCATGAGTATTGTTTTAGCCGCCTTAACAAGTATCAATACTTTTATTAATCACAACGCTTTATCCAGTGACAGAAGATCTAAGCTGCAGAATGAAGTATCTTATACTTTAGAGCATATGACTAAAGAAATAGGCAAGGCGCGGGGCAATGAGGTTGCTTCTGGCGCGGGCAAGGTTTTAGCAATTACGGCAAGCGCTTCTGCAGGGGGGCAAGTAATAAGGTTTTTAGCTAATGATAATGATTATGCTGTTCCGGGAAACTGGGCAGCGTATCTTTACATTCCTCAGGGTTATCCAAATAGTTATCAAATACGTTATTGTGAGAAGTGCGCTGATACGGATTGTAATTCTTGCAGTTTTCCTGCTTCCTGGGCAGCTTTACCTGCTAATTACATTATCGCCCGGAAGGTAAAAGTATTTGTGCCTGATAAGCCGATGATAAATGACCCTTCTGATCAACGTTTGAATCAAAATTATTTTAGCGTTAGGATTACTTCTTGTTGGGATCCGGCGCTTGCTTCTCCGCCTGACGGCACATCGGAAAATCCCTGCATTACCATGGAAACCCGCATGAAGATGCCCTCGGTTTCTACCCATTAG
- the amrB gene encoding AmmeMemoRadiSam system protein B: MRHIFFILSLLFLNISFAQEVKLPDAAGGFYPDDPKQLSDMIDACLKDANPKTPEGRILAIIAPHAGYGFSAGTAAFSYKLVEGTPYKTVIIIGPSHFYSFAGVSVYPSGVFRTALGDVPVDSDFTAKLLNQNPEIIFDPKAFEKEHSVEVQLPFLQKTLVDFKIVPIAMGDCTLGACQKLSDFLSAAIGARDDVLVVVSSDLCHSYNYHLTEKTDRATLDALLKMDDEAFYYGVRDGKFQACGAFPIVVALKLAKAKGFKDLEVLKYTNSTEVISKKEKGVWSVGYAASVISAKPEGENMLDTKQQKRLLQIARQAIIEHFKGKKAEEIKETDPDLSKPMGSFVTLHNKGKLRGCIGNIIGGKPLYLTVRDMAIAASTQDYRFSPVEEAELKDIDIEISVLSVPQRVASAEEIQLGKHGVIVKRDGHNGVFLPQVATETGWTKEEFLSELCQQKAGLAPSAWKDPQTELYIFTAQVFKE, translated from the coding sequence ATGCGTCACATTTTTTTTATTTTATCTTTATTATTCCTAAACATCTCTTTTGCCCAAGAAGTAAAACTTCCCGATGCCGCAGGAGGATTTTATCCGGATGACCCCAAGCAATTATCCGACATGATAGATGCCTGCCTTAAAGATGCAAATCCTAAAACGCCAGAGGGTAGAATTCTTGCCATTATTGCCCCGCACGCAGGATACGGCTTTTCTGCTGGCACCGCCGCCTTTTCCTATAAGCTTGTAGAGGGCACGCCTTATAAAACAGTGATTATAATCGGCCCCAGCCACTTTTATTCTTTTGCGGGTGTTTCAGTTTATCCATCCGGGGTTTTTCGCACTGCCTTAGGCGATGTCCCAGTTGACAGTGATTTTACCGCTAAGCTTTTAAATCAAAACCCGGAAATAATCTTTGATCCTAAGGCCTTTGAAAAAGAACATTCTGTTGAGGTACAGCTTCCATTCTTACAAAAGACATTGGTAGATTTTAAGATTGTTCCCATTGCTATGGGTGATTGCACTTTGGGCGCCTGTCAGAAGCTTTCAGATTTTTTAAGCGCGGCAATTGGAGCAAGGGATGATGTTTTGGTGGTAGTTTCAAGCGACCTTTGCCACAGTTATAATTATCATCTTACGGAGAAAACCGACCGCGCTACTTTAGATGCTTTGCTTAAGATGGATGACGAAGCGTTTTATTATGGCGTGCGTGACGGTAAATTTCAGGCCTGCGGGGCCTTTCCGATAGTGGTTGCCTTAAAGTTGGCCAAGGCAAAGGGTTTTAAAGATTTAGAAGTTTTAAAATACACTAATTCAACCGAGGTTATTTCTAAGAAAGAAAAAGGCGTATGGTCCGTAGGATATGCCGCGTCCGTTATAAGCGCTAAACCGGAGGGTGAAAATATGTTAGACACAAAACAGCAAAAGCGGTTGCTTCAGATTGCCCGTCAGGCAATAATAGAACATTTTAAAGGCAAGAAGGCAGAAGAAATCAAAGAAACTGACCCGGATTTATCCAAGCCAATGGGGTCTTTTGTAACTTTGCATAATAAGGGCAAGCTTCGCGGATGTATCGGTAATATCATCGGCGGAAAACCGCTTTATCTGACGGTAAGGGACATGGCAATTGCCGCCAGCACCCAGGATTATCGTTTTTCTCCAGTTGAGGAAGCAGAACTAAAGGATATAGATATTGAAATTTCAGTTTTATCTGTTCCGCAGAGAGTCGCTTCCGCAGAAGAAATTCAATTGGGGAAACACGGAGTAATCGTTAAGCGCGATGGCCACAATGGAGTATTCTTGCCTCAAGTTGCTACAGAGACCGGATGGACAAAAGAGGAATTTTTGTCAGAGTTGTGCCAGCAGAAGGCAGGCCTTGCGCCTAGCGCTTGGAAAGATCCGCAAACCGAACTTTATATTTTTACCGCGCAGGTGTTTAAGGAGTAG
- the recA gene encoding recombinase RecA: MELALAQIEKQFGKGSIMKMGSETRFDVEAIPTGALTLDLALGVGGLPRGRVIEIFGPEASGKTTLTLSVIKEIQKKGGVAAFIDAEHAFDSTYAKVVGINLDDLLISQPDTGEQALEIAETLVRSNAVDLVVIDSVAALTPRAEIEGEMGDSHVGLQARLMSQALRKLTAAISKSRTCVIFINQLREKIGVMFGSPETTPGGRALKFYSSVRLDLRRIQTLKLGEQVVGNRVRARVVKNKVAPPFREAEFETLHNEGIAKVNTILDAAVNLEIVEKSGTWLSFAGEKLGQGRDAAIKLLREKSKIADDIEKEVRKRISL, encoded by the coding sequence CTGGAGCTGGCGCTTGCCCAGATTGAGAAACAGTTTGGCAAAGGTTCAATTATGAAAATGGGAAGCGAAACCCGCTTTGATGTGGAGGCTATCCCTACCGGAGCCCTGACTTTAGATTTAGCTTTAGGTGTTGGAGGCCTGCCAAGAGGAAGGGTCATTGAGATTTTTGGGCCAGAGGCTTCTGGTAAAACGACTCTTACTTTAAGCGTAATTAAAGAGATCCAGAAAAAAGGCGGGGTGGCGGCTTTTATTGACGCGGAGCATGCCTTTGATTCCACATATGCCAAAGTCGTGGGTATTAATCTGGATGATCTTTTGATTTCCCAGCCTGACACCGGTGAGCAGGCGCTGGAGATTGCCGAGACCCTGGTGCGCTCCAATGCCGTGGATTTAGTGGTCATAGATTCAGTGGCGGCTTTAACTCCCAGGGCGGAAATTGAAGGCGAGATGGGTGATTCGCATGTGGGGCTGCAGGCGCGGCTTATGTCGCAGGCTTTAAGAAAACTTACCGCGGCTATCTCTAAATCCCGCACCTGTGTTATTTTCATTAACCAGCTGCGCGAGAAGATCGGGGTAATGTTTGGCTCTCCGGAAACTACTCCCGGAGGCAGAGCCTTAAAGTTTTATTCTTCGGTCAGGCTTGACTTAAGAAGGATCCAGACTTTAAAACTCGGCGAACAAGTAGTCGGTAACCGCGTCAGGGCAAGGGTAGTTAAGAATAAAGTCGCCCCTCCTTTTAGAGAGGCGGAATTTGAGACGCTGCATAACGAAGGAATAGCCAAGGTAAATACCATTTTGGACGCGGCAGTGAATTTAGAGATCGTGGAGAAATCCGGCACTTGGCTTTCTTTTGCCGGAGAGAAACTGGGGCAGGGCCGTGACGCGGCAATTAAGCTGTTAAGGGAAAAGTCCAAGATCGCGGATGATATTGAGAAGGAAGTCAGGAAGAGAATATCTTTGTAG
- a CDS encoding Do family serine endopeptidase: MKNKIFLYFAVFSVLSFLNVQAQNLPAVNSAQGQFSLQDAVINVASTVGKAVVSISTEKTEKIGVPGKSSRRFYFNRPFGNNQYGQGQEEFFDRFFEDFFGDMPEREFKQKGLGSGVIISEDGFILTNEHVISGADKITVTLSDGREFKAELKGQDVRSDLAVIKISAGKNIPYAKLGSSDSLRIGEWVVAIGNPYAFVMQNPEPTVTTGVISALHRSLGRTMSGQDRDYNDLIQTDAAINPGNSGGPLVNLKGEVVGINVAIFSTSGGYQGIGFAVASNKAQKILARLIEGKKIVYGWLGISVQDLKEDLVTHFGLPDANGALVAKVMENAPAEKAGLKAGDVIKAVAGKPVNNVRVLLDVAGALEPGKTVKLELIRDKKPMSLDVVVGERPILDKEEQAQEAVPAEEEKWRGISVQQDKEKKDVVIVNIQPGSPADQADLIPGDVILEINKLPIKNLEDYHKVVKDLKGDCLVRTNRGFFVLKENN, from the coding sequence ATGAAAAATAAAATATTCCTTTATTTTGCAGTATTTTCTGTCCTTAGTTTTCTAAATGTTCAAGCTCAGAATCTGCCGGCGGTAAATTCTGCGCAAGGCCAGTTTAGCCTGCAGGATGCGGTTATCAATGTTGCCAGCACCGTTGGTAAAGCGGTAGTATCTATAAGCACCGAAAAAACCGAGAAGATCGGTGTTCCGGGAAAGTCCAGCCGCAGGTTTTATTTTAACCGCCCTTTCGGTAATAATCAGTACGGGCAAGGCCAGGAAGAATTCTTTGATCGTTTCTTTGAGGATTTTTTCGGGGATATGCCGGAAAGAGAATTTAAACAAAAAGGGCTAGGCTCGGGAGTAATCATAAGCGAAGACGGTTTTATTTTAACCAATGAGCATGTGATTAGCGGCGCGGATAAGATCACTGTTACCTTGTCCGACGGCAGAGAGTTTAAGGCAGAGTTGAAAGGCCAGGATGTGCGCTCGGATTTGGCGGTAATCAAGATTAGCGCCGGCAAGAATATCCCTTACGCGAAATTAGGCAGTTCCGATAGTTTAAGAATTGGGGAATGGGTGGTGGCGATAGGCAACCCTTATGCTTTTGTGATGCAAAACCCCGAGCCTACGGTAACTACAGGAGTAATAAGCGCGCTGCATCGTTCTTTAGGAAGGACCATGTCCGGCCAAGACCGGGATTACAATGATTTAATCCAGACTGACGCCGCGATTAATCCGGGGAATTCCGGCGGGCCATTGGTAAATTTAAAGGGCGAAGTTGTGGGAATTAATGTGGCGATCTTTTCAACCAGTGGCGGCTATCAGGGCATAGGATTTGCTGTTGCTTCTAACAAGGCGCAGAAAATACTTGCCCGGTTGATTGAGGGCAAGAAAATAGTTTACGGTTGGCTGGGGATAAGCGTGCAGGATTTAAAAGAGGATTTGGTGACGCATTTTGGTTTGCCTGACGCAAACGGCGCATTAGTCGCTAAGGTCATGGAAAACGCCCCAGCGGAAAAAGCCGGGCTTAAGGCAGGGGATGTGATTAAGGCTGTAGCCGGCAAGCCGGTGAATAATGTGCGGGTCTTGCTTGATGTGGCCGGCGCGCTTGAGCCGGGCAAGACAGTAAAATTAGAGCTTATTCGCGACAAGAAACCGATGTCTCTTGATGTTGTGGTAGGCGAGCGCCCTATTTTGGATAAAGAAGAGCAAGCGCAAGAGGCAGTTCCCGCAGAAGAGGAAAAATGGCGCGGGATTTCAGTCCAGCAGGATAAAGAAAAAAAGGATGTGGTTATCGTTAATATCCAGCCGGGCTCCCCGGCAGATCAGGCAGATCTTATCCCCGGGGATGTAATCTTGGAAATAAATAAACTGCCTATAAAAAATCTGGAAGATTACCATAAAGTGGTAAAAGATTTAAAGGGCGATTGTTTAGTGCGCACCAATAGGGGATTCTTTGTCCTGAAAGAAAACAATTAG